One stretch of Cohnella algarum DNA includes these proteins:
- a CDS encoding ketoacyl-ACP synthase III, which yields MGAVRIREVRVYHPSNEVDNEYYIERFRQKGTEVAGLLRALGRNKRFVIDNPAENSLTMAVEAAKSALQGAGLSARDLDLIIFTSQTPEYLLPSNALKLHSALGGDLNTICYDINANCAGMLVGVEQASRYMMGNPRIERALIVGADHFSAHTPEEPVYHSNFADSAAAVILEAAEGTRGFIDSVYQTDTSVIDNSLFPARGLSNLYREELTAKDAQVKFTPFDDSVCVDSAVDSLRILLDRNGIAKEDVGGYLFSQFSLGNVKLVTERLGIEEDKVTYIGDVYGYTAANSPFVALYEALKAGRISRGDYLVFWTVGAGWQNVSMLMQY from the coding sequence ATGGGAGCCGTTCGAATTCGCGAAGTTCGGGTTTATCATCCGTCCAACGAAGTGGACAACGAATATTATATTGAACGCTTCAGGCAAAAAGGAACCGAGGTTGCGGGGCTGCTCCGGGCGCTCGGCCGGAACAAGAGGTTCGTCATCGACAATCCGGCGGAAAACTCGCTGACGATGGCGGTCGAAGCGGCCAAAAGCGCCCTGCAAGGCGCAGGGCTGTCCGCCCGCGATCTGGACCTCATCATCTTCACTTCCCAGACGCCCGAATATTTGCTGCCCAGCAACGCGCTCAAGCTGCACAGCGCGCTGGGGGGAGACCTGAACACGATCTGCTACGACATCAACGCGAATTGCGCAGGCATGCTCGTCGGCGTGGAGCAGGCGAGCCGCTACATGATGGGCAACCCCCGCATCGAGCGCGCGCTGATCGTCGGCGCCGACCACTTTTCCGCGCATACTCCGGAGGAGCCGGTCTATCACTCCAATTTCGCGGATTCGGCAGCCGCCGTCATCCTGGAGGCCGCGGAGGGGACGCGCGGCTTCATCGATTCCGTTTACCAAACCGACACGTCCGTCATCGACAACTCGCTGTTCCCCGCGCGCGGGCTCTCCAATTTGTACCGGGAGGAACTTACGGCCAAAGACGCGCAGGTCAAGTTTACTCCGTTCGACGATTCGGTTTGCGTCGATTCCGCGGTCGATTCGCTGCGGATTTTGCTCGATCGCAACGGCATCGCCAAGGAGGACGTAGGGGGCTATCTGTTCTCGCAATTTTCGCTCGGCAACGTGAAGCTGGTGACGGAGCGGCTCGGCATCGAAGAGGACAAGGTCACCTATATCGGCGACGTGTATGGCTATACGGCCGCCAACAGCCCGTTCGTGGCGCTGTACGAGGCGTTGAAGGCAGGCAGAATCAGCCGGGGCGACTATCTCGTGTTTTGGACGGTAGGCGCGGGCTGGCAAAACGTATCGATGCTGATGCAGTATTGA
- a CDS encoding CYTH domain-containing protein — MSLEIERKFLLAEAPDKLAGQGAIRVRSKQRIEQTYLALDEAQEIRVRRITDLTTGQIAYTHTFKNGNGLSREEVEYSISEGLYSQLIAAFGFIPLTKTRLTAEWDDRIVEIDIYDQLELSVLEVEFATEEEAIGFAAPEWFGPDISLEKKYSNKTVWKKLQEGAGRPIPEAPGKMREKR, encoded by the coding sequence ATGTCGCTGGAAATCGAGCGGAAGTTTTTGCTGGCGGAAGCGCCGGACAAGCTGGCCGGGCAAGGCGCGATTCGGGTCCGGTCGAAGCAGCGGATCGAGCAAACCTATTTGGCGCTGGACGAAGCGCAGGAAATTCGGGTTCGCCGGATCACGGATTTGACGACGGGGCAAATCGCGTATACGCATACGTTCAAGAACGGAAACGGCCTGTCCCGGGAAGAAGTGGAATATTCGATTTCCGAAGGCCTTTATTCGCAGCTGATCGCCGCTTTCGGCTTTATTCCTCTGACGAAGACGAGGCTTACGGCCGAGTGGGACGACCGAATCGTCGAAATCGACATTTACGATCAATTGGAGCTTTCCGTCCTGGAGGTCGAATTCGCGACCGAAGAGGAAGCGATCGGCTTTGCGGCGCCGGAATGGTTCGGACCCGACATCAGTTTGGAGAAAAAATACAGCAACAAGACGGTATGGAAAAAGCTTCAGGAAGGGGCAGGCCGGCCGATACCCGAAGCGCCGGGGAAAATGCGCGAAAAACGCTAA
- a CDS encoding allantoate amidohydrolase, which yields MDAARLVRTLNNLNRFGYADAGMTRLAYSPVERQAVAYFSGLCEREGMTVRYDPCGNLIARREGRHPELPVVAMGSHLDTVVRGGRYDGVLGVAAALEVVRSLNDRRLTTDHPVEIIVFACEESSRFGVSTIGSKAMAGLLDKSSLAVLKDRAGLTLAEAISQCGLDFDGIGRCARGKEEIKAFFELHIEQGPILENEGKPIGIVTGIAAPTRYEVTVWGRASHSGTTPMNGRRDAFLGAAEISLGLEAAAKTDVAYGTVATVGACEVKPGAMNVIPDTAELKLEIRGTSVESKSRVSERLFEVIRKIEKTRGLAITVKELSDELPTALDGETTESLCRLCEREGVSYLRMTSGAGHDAMNMARLCPTGLVFVPSHAGISHCRDEYTSAEQIVSGASLLELAVRKWACSS from the coding sequence GTGGATGCTGCGCGCCTGGTCAGAACGTTAAATAACCTCAATCGCTTCGGTTATGCGGACGCGGGAATGACCCGTCTGGCCTACTCCCCCGTCGAACGGCAAGCCGTCGCGTATTTTTCCGGGCTTTGCGAGCGGGAAGGGATGACGGTCCGATACGACCCGTGCGGGAATTTGATCGCCCGCAGGGAAGGTCGTCATCCGGAATTGCCGGTCGTGGCCATGGGCTCCCACCTGGACACGGTCGTTCGGGGCGGCCGATACGACGGCGTCCTGGGGGTCGCGGCGGCGCTTGAAGTCGTCCGCAGCCTGAACGATCGCCGCTTGACGACGGATCATCCCGTCGAAATCATCGTGTTCGCCTGCGAGGAGTCCTCCAGGTTCGGCGTGTCCACGATCGGGAGCAAGGCGATGGCCGGCTTGCTGGACAAATCGTCGCTCGCCGTCTTGAAGGATCGGGCCGGGCTTACGCTGGCCGAGGCAATTTCGCAATGCGGGCTCGATTTCGACGGCATCGGGCGATGCGCCCGCGGCAAAGAGGAGATTAAGGCGTTTTTCGAGCTGCATATCGAGCAGGGGCCGATCCTGGAAAATGAAGGAAAGCCGATCGGCATCGTCACCGGAATCGCGGCTCCAACGCGATATGAGGTAACCGTATGGGGACGCGCCTCGCATTCCGGGACGACTCCTATGAACGGCCGCCGGGACGCGTTCCTTGGCGCGGCCGAAATTTCGCTCGGGCTCGAAGCGGCGGCGAAAACGGACGTCGCCTACGGCACCGTGGCGACGGTCGGAGCGTGCGAGGTCAAGCCGGGCGCGATGAACGTCATCCCCGATACGGCGGAGTTGAAGCTCGAAATACGAGGCACGTCCGTCGAATCGAAAAGCAGGGTGTCCGAACGCTTGTTTGAAGTGATCCGAAAGATCGAAAAAACGAGAGGACTCGCAATAACGGTTAAGGAATTGAGCGACGAGCTTCCGACGGCGCTGGACGGCGAAACGACGGAGTCTCTGTGCCGTCTGTGCGAGCGGGAGGGGGTTTCCTATCTGCGGATGACAAGCGGCGCGGGCCACGACGCGATGAACATGGCGCGGCTGTGTCCGACCGGGCTTGTGTTCGTTCCTTCCCATGCGGGCATCAGCCATTGCCGGGACGAATATACCTCGGCGGAGCAGATCGTTTCCGGCGCTTCGTTGCTGGAGCTGGCGGTGCGAAAATGGGCGTGCTCCTCCTGA
- a CDS encoding SDR family NAD(P)-dependent oxidoreductase — protein sequence MKTILITGASGDIAAALISSLNPRENRIIGLDRQPSAAARDIELHLCDLSDPAQLGDCLKRAREEWLADVEAVVHLAGVYPNLPLGSYPPELWEKVHAVNVDSLFRIVQAILACETTSLRNIVITSSTAAKSGSRDPAYASSKAALLGLAKSFSVSLAERRIRVNTVLPGIIETSMSDVQSPERKQFHIQRTLAKTIGTPEEVANVIDFLLSDKSSYLWGTTIEVNGGMT from the coding sequence TTGAAGACGATTTTGATTACCGGCGCCAGCGGCGATATCGCCGCGGCTTTAATCTCCTCCCTGAACCCGAGGGAAAACCGAATCATCGGTTTGGACCGGCAGCCTTCCGCCGCCGCCCGGGACATCGAGCTGCATTTATGCGACCTGTCCGATCCGGCGCAGCTTGGCGATTGCCTGAAACGGGCGCGCGAAGAATGGCTTGCCGACGTGGAGGCCGTCGTTCATTTGGCCGGCGTGTATCCGAACCTTCCTCTAGGCTCCTATCCGCCCGAACTGTGGGAAAAGGTGCACGCCGTCAACGTGGATTCGCTGTTCCGGATCGTACAGGCCATCCTGGCTTGCGAAACGACGTCCTTGCGCAATATCGTGATTACCTCGTCTACCGCCGCCAAGTCCGGCAGCCGGGACCCCGCGTACGCATCCTCGAAAGCGGCGCTGCTCGGATTGGCCAAAAGCTTCAGCGTGTCGTTGGCAGAGCGAAGGATAAGAGTGAACACGGTGCTTCCGGGAATTATCGAGACGTCCATGTCCGACGTTCAATCGCCCGAAAGAAAACAGTTCCATATCCAGCGAACGTTGGCCAAAACGATCGGCACCCCGGAGGAGGTAGCGAATGTCATCGATTTTTTGCTCAGCGACAAATCATCCTATTTATGGGGAACGACGATCGAAGTGAACGGAGGAATGACATGA
- the tmk gene encoding dTMP kinase yields the protein MTNGLLIAICGLDGAGKTTQIQLLDRWFKQSGERTLVTRQPTDYYRKDPRVRDYLDDGKCPDIKAIALLSAADRLWQMSAEIEPALREGVHVISDRYIFSSYSVFLARGLDYSYLQRLYGDIRMPDLTVFLDLEPEVSLQRVMSRDGKENMKYEERGSETFKKIRSNFYAVLPQDSLIVDASKRPEEIHSEIAQRLGQIREAGVMQR from the coding sequence ATGACGAACGGGCTGTTGATCGCAATTTGCGGGCTGGACGGAGCGGGTAAAACGACGCAAATCCAATTGCTGGACCGCTGGTTCAAGCAAAGCGGCGAAAGGACCTTGGTGACCCGGCAGCCGACGGACTATTATCGCAAGGACCCCAGGGTTCGCGATTACCTGGACGACGGCAAGTGTCCCGACATTAAAGCGATCGCGCTGCTTTCCGCGGCCGACCGTTTGTGGCAGATGTCCGCGGAGATCGAACCGGCGTTGCGGGAAGGCGTCCATGTGATTTCGGATCGGTATATTTTCAGCTCGTATTCGGTGTTTTTGGCTCGGGGGCTGGATTATTCCTACTTGCAGCGGCTTTACGGCGACATTCGAATGCCGGATTTGACGGTTTTCCTGGATCTCGAGCCGGAAGTTTCCTTGCAGCGGGTGATGAGCCGGGACGGCAAGGAAAACATGAAGTACGAAGAGCGCGGGAGCGAAACGTTCAAGAAAATCCGCTCGAACTTTTACGCGGTGCTTCCGCAGGATTCGCTTATCGTCGACGCATCGAAGCGGCCGGAAGAAATCCATTCGGAAATCGCGCAGCGGCTTGGTCAAATTCGCGAGGCGGGAGTGATGCAAAGATGA
- a CDS encoding nucleotidyltransferase family protein, which translates to MIETSKLHPNEADIRGMCASSLDWTYILDQAYRHNTLPLLHHHVQNVDSVAGHVKLLLASHYQLKQIIGEKKMDEFVAVLRAFHERGIRAIVLKGVYLAASVYRHAALRPFGDMDILVRKEDADSVFRVLKAMDYTQSEFDRDTGEQKPLGQERLEGYEHELQHYGEFRKRSASKPVVSFSIDVHHRLNTIFDDFSYPIEEVVARATRDTIGDVPVYRLSNEDFLTHLCSHLYWHTQSLRDILDGKDAQLLAYSDIRSFIQTHDIDWTLLFDRAAATKLDKALYYTLHHGQQIYGDIVPDALYETWNQDYLSDISRSIHDRWITRNSKIKIGKWNQDFIARLFNPERSSFALSSFYEDYLEPILHRGAVLKVVEMGDPDRT; encoded by the coding sequence TTGATTGAAACGTCAAAGCTGCATCCGAACGAAGCGGATATCCGGGGGATGTGCGCGTCTTCGCTCGACTGGACCTATATTCTGGACCAGGCGTACAGGCACAATACGCTTCCCCTGCTGCATCACCACGTTCAAAACGTCGATTCCGTCGCCGGCCATGTAAAGCTCCTGCTCGCGTCCCACTATCAATTAAAGCAAATTATCGGGGAAAAGAAGATGGACGAGTTCGTCGCCGTGTTGCGGGCTTTTCACGAGCGGGGGATCCGGGCGATCGTCCTCAAGGGAGTTTATCTGGCGGCTTCGGTGTACCGCCATGCGGCGCTACGACCTTTCGGAGATATGGATATCCTCGTGCGAAAGGAAGACGCGGACAGCGTTTTTCGCGTCCTGAAGGCGATGGATTACACCCAAAGCGAATTCGACCGCGATACCGGGGAACAAAAGCCGTTGGGACAGGAGCGGCTGGAGGGATACGAACATGAGCTGCAGCATTACGGCGAATTCAGAAAACGATCGGCGTCGAAACCGGTCGTCAGCTTCAGCATCGACGTTCATCATCGGCTGAATACGATCTTCGACGACTTCTCCTACCCGATCGAGGAGGTCGTCGCAAGAGCGACCCGGGACACGATCGGGGACGTTCCCGTCTACCGGCTGAGCAACGAGGATTTTCTGACCCACTTATGCAGCCACCTGTACTGGCATACGCAATCGCTGCGGGATATTCTGGACGGAAAAGACGCGCAGCTGCTTGCCTACTCCGACATCCGGTCCTTCATTCAAACGCATGACATCGACTGGACGCTCCTTTTCGACCGGGCCGCCGCGACGAAGCTGGACAAAGCGCTGTACTACACGCTGCATCACGGGCAGCAAATCTATGGCGACATCGTTCCGGACGCCCTGTATGAAACCTGGAACCAGGATTACCTGTCCGACATCTCCCGCTCCATTCACGATCGCTGGATTACGAGAAATTCGAAAATCAAAATCGGGAAGTGGAATCAGGATTTTATTGCCCGGCTGTTCAATCCCGAGCGATCGTCGTTCGCCCTGAGTTCGTTTTATGAAGATTATCTGGAACCGATCCTTCATCGCGGCGCGGTTTTAAAAGTCGTTGAGATGGGCGATCCCGACCGGACGTAA
- a CDS encoding ABC transporter ATP-binding protein, producing the protein MIRAEHLTKEYKRYIRKEGFLSGLRSLISAEHEVKRAVDDIGFEIGEGETVGFIGPNGAGKSTTVKMLTGILVPTSGLVEVNGIVPYKDRIANARQIGVVFGQKTQLWWDVPVIESLRLLRDIYKVPERRFKQNLELFSELLALDEFMQTPVRQLSLGQRMKADLAAALLHDPSLLFLDEPTIGVDIVAKEKLRAFIKEINRERKVTVLLTTHDMDDIEKLCSRIMIIDRGQVIYDGSVDRIKSRFGTGRTLVVEFENPVPDFDVPNAELVRSEGRRKWFRFNRSATSPSALIAQLGARHPVVDLTIEEPEIEDLIGRIYRSGTAKSGVI; encoded by the coding sequence ATGATACGGGCGGAGCATTTGACGAAGGAATACAAGCGCTATATCCGGAAGGAAGGGTTTTTATCCGGCCTCCGGAGCTTGATAAGCGCGGAGCATGAGGTGAAGCGGGCGGTAGACGATATCGGCTTCGAAATCGGAGAGGGAGAGACGGTCGGCTTTATCGGACCGAACGGAGCCGGGAAATCGACCACCGTTAAAATGCTGACCGGAATTCTCGTGCCGACGAGCGGTCTTGTCGAAGTGAACGGAATCGTGCCGTACAAAGACAGAATCGCCAACGCCCGCCAGATCGGCGTCGTTTTCGGCCAAAAGACGCAGCTTTGGTGGGATGTCCCCGTCATTGAAAGCCTGCGATTGCTGCGGGATATTTACAAAGTTCCGGAGCGGCGGTTCAAACAAAACCTGGAGCTGTTTTCCGAGTTGCTGGCGCTCGATGAATTTATGCAAACGCCCGTTCGCCAGTTAAGCCTGGGGCAGCGGATGAAGGCCGATTTGGCGGCGGCGCTGCTGCACGACCCGAGCCTGCTGTTCCTCGACGAACCTACGATCGGCGTCGATATCGTCGCCAAGGAGAAGCTGCGCGCGTTCATCAAGGAAATCAACCGGGAGCGGAAAGTGACCGTGCTGCTGACGACCCACGACATGGACGATATCGAAAAGCTGTGTTCCCGGATTATGATCATCGATCGCGGACAGGTCATTTACGACGGCAGCGTAGACCGGATCAAAAGCCGATTCGGAACGGGCCGGACGCTCGTCGTCGAATTCGAGAACCCGGTTCCCGATTTTGACGTGCCGAACGCCGAACTGGTCCGCAGCGAAGGGAGGCGAAAATGGTTTCGTTTTAACCGTTCCGCCACGTCTCCGTCCGCGCTGATCGCGCAGCTCGGAGCCCGTCATCCCGTCGTCGACCTGACGATCGAAGAGCCGGAGATCGAGGATCTGATCGGCCGAATTTATCGGAGCGGGACCGCAAAATCCGGGGTGATTTGA
- a CDS encoding ABC transporter permease → MRLFRSFSRQAFHNTAVYRFDFWLQLVAACLMMYSVHWVWNTLYAQSPQAFGVSLRQMIAYGILGMALETVFAPGRGPQTYMAEQVKTGSIDTDLSKPLDFHFHMLARNFGETLFRFCALVVPSLLVGAAFLGLQPPPGFGNLLLFLVSLLLGYFVLFSLNFLVGTAAVLTLDIGSVSWAYNALLRFFAGQMVPFWLFPDFLEAVARCLPFQSIYYIPITIYIGKADGAAALEAFCFKPAGPCCCWPHAGLRGIGYSPD, encoded by the coding sequence ATGAGGCTGTTCCGGTCGTTTTCGCGGCAGGCCTTTCATAATACGGCGGTCTACCGTTTCGATTTTTGGCTGCAGCTCGTCGCCGCTTGCCTGATGATGTACAGCGTCCATTGGGTCTGGAATACCCTGTATGCCCAGAGTCCGCAAGCCTTCGGAGTCAGCCTGCGGCAAATGATCGCGTACGGGATTCTGGGGATGGCGCTCGAAACCGTCTTCGCGCCCGGGCGCGGACCGCAAACGTATATGGCCGAGCAGGTTAAAACGGGATCGATCGATACGGATCTGTCGAAGCCTCTCGATTTCCATTTTCATATGCTGGCCCGCAATTTCGGCGAAACCCTGTTTCGGTTTTGCGCCCTGGTCGTGCCTTCTCTGCTCGTCGGAGCCGCATTTCTCGGATTGCAGCCTCCGCCCGGCTTCGGGAACCTTCTCTTGTTTCTCGTCAGCCTTCTGCTGGGATATTTCGTTTTATTTTCCTTGAACTTTCTCGTCGGCACGGCGGCCGTTTTGACGCTCGATATCGGCAGCGTCAGTTGGGCATACAACGCGTTGCTTCGGTTTTTCGCCGGGCAAATGGTGCCCTTCTGGCTGTTTCCGGACTTCCTTGAGGCGGTTGCCCGCTGTTTGCCGTTCCAGAGCATTTACTATATTCCCATCACCATTTACATCGGAAAGGCGGACGGGGCGGCGGCGCTGGAGGCATTCTGCTTCAAGCCGGCTGGGCCTTGCTGCTGCTGGCCGCATGCAGGCTTGCGTGGAATCGGGTACAGTCCCGACTGA
- a CDS encoding ABC transporter permease has protein sequence MAFHFRIYARMIRISMQSRLQYRSDFLAGIAGIVIFNAVNIGLIGIIVTRFVHLNGWSVWELLFLYSLWILGHSLYSLFFWHFNSMETYLLKGTFDQFLIRPVSPLLQLLGREVQYLGAGDAAVGIAGLSIAYAKLDLDWSVFDWLYFGLAVVSGTGIEVAVFWTIASLAFWTKRSLTATSVIWRLNSLVQQYPVDIFGSWFRVFVTGFVPVAFMNYYPSLVLLGKDGDAFIPYLSPVVALISLLVASRIWRLGVNRYASSGN, from the coding sequence ATGGCGTTTCATTTTCGGATTTACGCCAGGATGATCCGCATCTCCATGCAGTCCCGCCTGCAGTATCGTTCCGACTTTCTGGCGGGAATCGCCGGAATCGTCATTTTTAACGCCGTCAATATCGGCTTGATCGGCATTATCGTCACCCGTTTCGTCCATCTGAACGGCTGGTCCGTCTGGGAGCTGCTGTTCCTGTACAGCCTGTGGATTCTGGGCCACAGCCTGTACAGCCTGTTTTTCTGGCATTTCAACTCGATGGAAACGTACTTGCTGAAAGGCACCTTCGACCAGTTTTTGATCCGTCCGGTCAGTCCGCTGCTGCAGCTGCTCGGCCGGGAAGTGCAGTATCTGGGAGCCGGCGACGCCGCGGTCGGCATCGCCGGCCTCTCGATCGCGTACGCGAAGCTGGATCTGGACTGGAGCGTATTCGACTGGCTGTATTTCGGGCTGGCGGTCGTTTCCGGAACGGGAATCGAGGTGGCCGTCTTCTGGACGATCGCAAGCCTGGCCTTCTGGACGAAGCGTTCGTTGACCGCGACGTCCGTGATCTGGCGACTGAATTCTTTGGTGCAGCAATATCCGGTCGACATTTTCGGCTCGTGGTTTCGGGTTTTCGTTACCGGTTTCGTGCCGGTAGCGTTCATGAATTACTATCCCTCCCTTGTCTTGCTGGGGAAAGACGGGGACGCCTTCATCCCGTACCTGTCTCCTGTCGTGGCCTTGATCTCTTTGCTGGTCGCTTCGCGGATTTGGCGGCTGGGCGTAAACCGCTATGCAAGCTCGGGAAATTAA
- a CDS encoding dihydroorotate dehydrogenase electron transfer subunit has protein sequence MARTKPGEMLDVFGPLGKGFDLRSGGGAILLLARGVGVATLSALAQKAAERGIACITILSAKTRGDVLAEEMLRSYGAEVHIVTDDDGSSDVANVRAQMEDLIEKHRIEAAYTCGSRRLSRLLQEVAAEKRLFAEIALEENMSCAMGVCFACVCEIRDSGGAFRTVRICKEGPVFPLEQVVLA, from the coding sequence TTGGCCCGGACGAAGCCGGGCGAAATGCTGGACGTTTTCGGGCCGCTCGGCAAGGGCTTCGATTTGCGGAGCGGCGGCGGCGCGATTCTTTTGCTGGCCCGCGGCGTCGGCGTTGCGACGTTGTCCGCGCTTGCCCAGAAAGCGGCGGAGCGGGGGATCGCCTGCATCACGATTCTCAGCGCCAAAACCCGAGGCGACGTGCTGGCGGAAGAAATGCTGCGAAGTTACGGGGCGGAGGTGCATATCGTAACGGACGATGACGGCAGCAGCGATGTGGCGAACGTAAGGGCGCAAATGGAGGATTTGATCGAAAAGCATCGGATCGAGGCTGCCTACACGTGCGGATCCAGAAGGCTTTCCAGGCTTTTGCAGGAGGTTGCCGCCGAAAAGCGGCTGTTCGCGGAAATTGCGTTGGAGGAAAATATGAGCTGCGCGATGGGCGTTTGTTTTGCGTGCGTTTGCGAAATCAGGGATTCCGGCGGCGCGTTCCGGACGGTTCGGATTTGCAAGGAAGGTCCGGTTTTTCCTTTGGAGCAGGTGGTGCTTGCATGA
- a CDS encoding dihydroorotate dehydrogenase has product MSDPFVEPLRLGVNIGGLALQNPVMPASGAFGEGMESVIDFNALAAVVPKSITKYPRKGNATPRVCEVSAGMINSIGIQSPGIDHYLSETLPYYRKFDVPLISSISADSVAEFAEMAETIGRVESVAALELNISCPNLKGDGRAFGMDPETTREVVCRVKEATDKPVIAKLTPNVTSIEEIALAAEEGGADGLTVANTLLAMAIDIDTRKPKIGNRMGGLSGPAVKPIIVRMIYQVRQVSGLPIIGCGGVMSGADAIEMMLAGASAVQVGTASFVDPSAMLNIIREIKNYMQKHRIIDINEIVGKVETGGTDPSQIHYY; this is encoded by the coding sequence ATGAGCGATCCGTTCGTCGAGCCGTTGCGCCTGGGAGTGAATATCGGCGGGCTCGCGCTGCAAAATCCGGTTATGCCGGCCTCGGGGGCCTTCGGAGAAGGCATGGAAAGCGTCATCGATTTCAACGCGCTCGCCGCGGTCGTTCCCAAAAGCATTACGAAGTACCCGCGAAAGGGGAATGCGACGCCCCGGGTTTGCGAGGTTTCGGCCGGAATGATCAATTCGATCGGCATTCAAAGCCCGGGAATCGATCATTATTTATCCGAAACGCTCCCTTATTACCGAAAATTCGACGTTCCGCTGATTTCGAGCATTTCGGCCGACTCCGTCGCCGAATTTGCGGAAATGGCCGAGACGATCGGCCGCGTGGAATCCGTGGCGGCGTTGGAGCTGAATATTTCTTGCCCTAACCTCAAAGGGGACGGCCGCGCATTCGGCATGGACCCGGAAACGACCCGGGAGGTCGTATGCCGGGTAAAGGAAGCGACCGACAAGCCGGTCATCGCGAAGTTGACCCCGAATGTGACCAGCATCGAAGAGATTGCCCTTGCGGCGGAGGAGGGCGGAGCGGACGGCCTTACCGTGGCGAATACGCTGCTGGCGATGGCGATCGACATCGATACGCGGAAGCCGAAAATCGGCAATCGGATGGGCGGGCTGTCGGGACCCGCGGTCAAACCGATCATCGTGCGCATGATTTACCAGGTCCGGCAAGTTTCCGGGCTTCCGATTATCGGCTGCGGAGGGGTGATGAGCGGCGCGGATGCCATCGAAATGATGCTGGCCGGGGCCAGCGCCGTTCAAGTCGGGACGGCAAGCTTCGTCGATCCGTCCGCCATGCTGAACATTATTCGCGAGATTAAAAATTATATGCAAAAACACCGAATAATAGATATAAACGAAATTGTCGGAAAAGTCGAAACCGGCGGCACGGATCCGTCGCAAATTCATTATTATTGA
- the pyrF gene encoding orotidine-5'-phosphate decarboxylase: MGNFADVLIETGRRKSSVLVVGLDPDVRFFPDFLAERAGGSARRASEAIYEFNKIVIDSAADSVIAVKPQLAYYEIYGSDGMRALEKTIDYAKSRDLIVINDAKRGDIGPTSAAYARAFLGTDRWRGYGDRKSLSGNGRLHAFHRSRRGERQGRVFAVENIQSFFGEIQGAKLESGQTLCLEMAERFHRLAGRTRGVNGFSYIGAVVGATYPEEAQILRKTMPSSIFLVPGFGAQGGKAEDLGRSSIKTGTARLCRRREESFTVMRTTGIGKKRRKAKCAGG, from the coding sequence TTGGGCAACTTTGCGGATGTGCTTATCGAGACGGGCAGGCGGAAAAGCAGCGTTCTGGTCGTGGGATTGGATCCGGACGTTCGTTTTTTTCCGGATTTCCTGGCGGAAAGGGCCGGCGGCTCCGCCCGGCGGGCTTCCGAAGCTATTTACGAATTCAATAAAATCGTGATCGATTCCGCGGCCGATTCCGTCATCGCGGTCAAGCCCCAGCTTGCGTATTACGAAATTTACGGAAGCGACGGCATGCGGGCGTTGGAAAAAACGATCGACTACGCCAAATCCCGGGACCTGATCGTCATCAACGACGCCAAAAGAGGAGACATCGGACCGACTTCCGCGGCTTACGCGCGCGCTTTTTTGGGGACGGACCGTTGGCGGGGATATGGTGACCGTAAATCCCTTTCTGGGAACGGACGGCTACATGCCTTTCATCGAAGCCGCCGGGGAGAACGGCAAGGGCGTGTTTTTGCTGTTGAAAACATCCAATCCTTCTTCGGGGAGATCCAGGGAGCGAAGCTGGAAAGCGGGCAGACGCTTTGCCTGGAGATGGCGGAACGGTTCCATCGCTTGGCCGGCCGGACGCGGGGGGTGAACGGGTTTTCGTATATCGGCGCGGTCGTGGGGGCTACTTATCCCGAAGAAGCCCAAATCCTCCGCAAAACGATGCCAAGTTCGATTTTTCTCGTTCCGGGCTTCGGGGCCCAAGGCGGAAAAGCGGAGGATCTGGGGCGTTCTTCGATCAAGACGGGAACGGCGCGGTTGTGTCGGCGTCGAGAGGAATCATTTACTGTTATGCGGACGACCGGGATTGGAAAAAAACGACGGAAGGCGAAATGCGCGGGCGGATAA